One Natrinema halophilum genomic window carries:
- a CDS encoding V-type ATP synthase subunit F, translating to MSQEIAVVGSPEFTTGFRLAGVRRFENVPDDEKEEQLDDAATAALEDEDVGIVVMHDDDLEYLSRNVRQEVETSVEPVVVTIGSGTGGGGLRDQIKRAIGIDLMDEDESE from the coding sequence CCAGGAAATCGCAGTCGTCGGCAGCCCGGAGTTTACGACCGGCTTCCGCCTCGCGGGAGTGAGACGGTTCGAAAACGTCCCGGACGACGAGAAAGAAGAACAACTAGACGACGCAGCGACAGCGGCCCTCGAAGACGAGGACGTCGGGATCGTCGTCATGCACGACGACGACCTCGAGTACCTGTCGCGCAACGTTCGCCAGGAGGTCGAAACGAGCGTCGAACCGGTCGTCGTCACCATCGGCAGCGGAACGGGTGGCGGCGGACTGCGCGACCAGATCAAACGTGCGATCGGTATCGACCTGATGGACGAAGACGAAAGCGAGTAA